The Triticum aestivum cultivar Chinese Spring chromosome 7B, IWGSC CS RefSeq v2.1, whole genome shotgun sequence genome window below encodes:
- the LOC123163000 gene encoding zealexin A1 synthase-like, with amino-acid sequence MEDIVYLFLALGSLLVVLLTRRGRRTSADGEDKLRLPPGPWTLPVIGSMHHIAGALPHRAMRDLARRHGWPVMLLRLGEVPTLVVSSREGAREVLKTHDAAFATRALSSTVRVLTNGGRDIVFAPYGEHWRQMRKIAVTELLTSRRVLSFRAIREEEVGAMLRSVASAAGNGDVIDMRARLSALVADSTLRAVMGDRCNDRDVFLRELDRSIGLAGGFNPADLWPSSRLAVWASGAVRRAEECRDTVFGILDGIIAQHQQRMGTADGDDEDLIDVLLRVQNDGSLPLPLDMDAIKGVIFDIFGAGSETSATTLEWIIAELVKNPKVMHRATAEVRRAFEAGGKVVEHQLGELVPYLHLVIRETFRLHTPLPLLLPRECREEPACRVLGYDVPRGTQVLVNVWALGRDERYWPDAPEEFRPERFEAKQGGASAAGVDFRGADFELLPFGAGRRMCPGMAFGLANVELALASLLLHFDWEAPGVADPAEFDMTEAFGITARRKAGLLLRPVLRVPVRGV; translated from the exons ATGGAGGACATCGTCTACCTCTTCCTGGCCCTCGGGTCGCTGCTCGTCGTGCTGCTAACCAGGCGGGGGAGGCGCACCTCGGCGGACGGCGAGGACAAGCTGCGGCTGCCGCCGGGGCCGTGGACGCTGCCGGTGATCGGCAGCATGCACCACATCGCCGGGGCGCTCCCGCACCGGGCCATGCGCGACCTGGCGCGGCGGCACGGGTGGCCCGTCATGCTGCTCCGGCTCGGCGAAGTGCCCACGCTGGTGGTGTCGTCCCGGGAGGGCGCCCGCGAGGTGCTGAAGACCCACGACGCGGCCTTCGCCACGCGCGCGCTGAGCTCCACCGTGCGCGTGCTCACCAACGGCGGCCGGGACATCGTGTTCGCACCCTACGGCGAGCACTGGCGCCAGATGCGCAAGATCGCCGTCACCGAGCTCCTCACGTCCCGCCGCGTGCTCTCATTCCGCGCCAtaagggaggaggaggtcggcgccATGCTCCGCTCCGTCGCGTCGGCCGCCGGGAACGGGGACGTGATCGACATGCGCGCGCGGCTGTCGGCGCTCGTGGCAGACAGCACGCTGCGCGCCGTCATGGGTGACCGGTGCAACGACCGCGACGTGTTCCTCCGGGAGCTCGACCGCTCCATCGGCCTAGCCGGCGGGTTTAACCCGGCCGACTTGTGGCCGTCGTCGCGGCTCGCCGTCTGGGCCAGCGGCGCCGTCCGCCGCGCCGAGGAGTGCCGCGACACCGTGTTCGGGATCCTCGACGGCATCATCGCCCAGCACCAGCAGAGGATGGGAACCGCCGACGGCGACGACGAGGACCTCATCGACGTGCTCCTGAGGGTACAGAACGACGGCAGCCTCCCGCTCCCTCTCGACATGGACGCCATCAAAGGCGTCATCTTC GACATCTTCGGTGCCGGCAGCGAGACGTCGGCGACCACGCTGGAGTGGATAATAGCGGAGCTGGTCAAGAACCCAAAGGTGATGCATCGGGCCACAGCAGAGGTGCGGCGAGCCTTCGAGGCCGGCGGCAAGGTGGTCGAACATCAACTCGGCGAGCTCGTCCCatacctgcacctcgtcatccggGAGACGTTCCGGCTGCACACGCCGCTCCCGCTGCTTCTCCCACGGGAGTGCCGGGAGGAGCCGGCGTGCCGGGTGCTCGGGTACGACGTGCCGCGGGGCACGCAGGTGTTGGTCAACGTCTGGGCGCTGGGCCGCGACGAGCGGTACTGGCCCGACGCACCCGAGGAGTTCCGGCCGGAGCGGTTCGAGGCCAAGCAAGGGGGCGCATCGGCGGCGGGGGTGGACTTCAGGGGCGCAGACTTCGAGCTCCTGCCGTTCGGCGCCGGGAGGAGGATGTGCCCCGGGATGGCATTCGGGCTCGCCAACGTGGAGCTCGCATTGGCCAGCCTGCTGCTGCACTTCGACTGGGAGGCGCCCGGCGTGGCTGACCCTGCCGAGTTCGACATGACCGAGGCGTTCGGCATCACCGCACGGCGGAAGGCCGGCCTCCTGCTCCGCCCCGTCCTGCGCGTGCCTGTCCGCGGTGTCTAG